The Microtus ochrogaster isolate Prairie Vole_2 chromosome 4, MicOch1.0, whole genome shotgun sequence nucleotide sequence GAGAGCACTGCATTCATTAAACgtgggcatttttgatttggtctaatctggtctaATTGGAGTAATTTTGCATCGGTGGAGAGGCTCTTCTTAAGGATTATCTCTAACAGTGGGTTCATCCTGCGTGTTGGAGTCAAATCTGTCTTGAGCAAAAATCTCTCTCCTTGTCAGTGAAATGGAGGCTAAGCTGTTGTCCTTACAGTTTTTTATAAGGATTCGTGTGGCCTGTTTCCTCACTcaactcacagaagagaaaagctCAAAGTGAGAAAACCATTCATTTCAAGTGAGGGTCACATCCATTCCCAGACATACAGACAGCAAGAGTCTGGGTCCCTGACACAGCTACCCATCTCTGACTGCTGTTACAAGGGTACCAAAGCAGCCACAGACAAGAATGAGCTTGTTCCATGTATGTTCACACCAGAGCAGAATAGGAAGCAAAGGCAGCTTTGGCCCAGAAGCCTCTAGCTTGAGACTCTGGGCAGACAAAAACAATTTAgcgccgggctgtggtggcgcacgcttttaatcccagcacttgggaggcagaggcaggcggatctctgtgagttcgagactagcctggtctacaagagtgagttccaggacaggttccaagaccacagagaaaccctgtctcgaaaaagcaaaacaaacaaacaagcaaaaaaaaaaaaatttagctggGAGAATAACTACAGGTGACCAAGGTGCAAGGCAAGGGCTCTGACCCTGAGCAAGGACTTCAAATGATGAGGAACACGAGAGGAAAGGGCACCGTGGGATGAACGGAAGGTGTTGAGGCCATACACCTTGACCTGGAAGAACAAAGCGGGTACTAGGGTCTACCTAGGAAGAGGATGCCCTTAGAGTGTATGGGCCTGCATGGCCTATAAGCTCAGGATTCTCCTTGCCTGAGGCCAATGACAGATCAATGACTTATCATACAGAGTGTGGTGGCCTTCACTGAAATACAACACGGCTGGTTTAGTATGCTGAACTCTGGTTGAATCCTTAGCGCCACCatcactaccaacaacaacaaaaagtagaaGGGTAGGGATTGGAAGGACCTAGTCTACACCTCCTGATGTAACAAAGCCTGGGGAATTTACAGAACAGGCATCCATTCCTCAGAGCCCAGGGTGATGAAGCCCAGACCAAGGTATGGCAGGGTTTGACTCATCTGAGGACATTCTCCTTGGGTTGTAAATGCTGTCTCCTATCCCCGTCTTCATCTGGTCATCCAGTTGTGTGTCCCTTTGCATGAGGGTCCATACCATGATCTCCAGTCACCCTGGATTAGGGCCTATCATCATAGACACTCCACTGTATATTATTGATCTCTTTGAAGGCTTAGTCTCCAAATAGTTACGTGCTGAGGCCATAAGGGTTAGGAATTCAACGTAGGGAATGTAATtcagtctctcttagggtcctctatGTCTATAAGCCAGGGACTGGGGCAAGGTGGGGCTGAAGTCCGTCCTGGAGTCTCTCTTAAAGCTGTAGAAGGTATGTTTGAGCTGTCTGCTGGAGAAAGGACTTACAGTGTTTCCAGGTTGGCAGTGTTTCTGGGTCAGCTCACTACCAACAGTGAACATTGGCTGTTGGCCAGAGGCCTTAAGTTCCTCCCCAGGGCTGATTGCTCAAGGTGGCAACTGTCAGCTGTTATACCATCCCTTCTGTCCCTGGGAGAGATCTGTGAGGACAGATCTACAGTGAGCTCTGTGGCCTGGCCTTCTCAGTGACTTAGTCAATCATGGGCAGTGAGGAAGAGTGTTCCTCGTGGAGAGGACATAGGGTGCTACCTGAAGCCTCGCTCTGGAGCAGCAGCAAACGCTGAGCCTTGCCATGGGCCAGGCCATCTTCTGCCAGCTTTACCGGGCCAGTGAACCTTGTTCCACAACTTCCTGTGAGGACCTGTGTATTGCTTCCGCACtttacagacagggaaactgaggcctggagaggcTAGAAGGGGTCATGGGAGTCAGGCCGGGTCAGGGACACAGCTTCCTCTGCTTAGCCATCAGTTCCtttacttctcttttcctttctttcattttcaagacagggtttctctgtgtagccatggttgTCCAGAACACACTCTGCAgaccagtgatggaggaaggtcattggttaattaataaagaaactgcttggcctgataggttagaacataggtgggtggagtaaacagaacagaatgctgggaggaagaggaggtgagctcagaggccatgcctctgctctccagggcagatgcgataaagctctgacccaagatggacgtaggctagaatctccctggtaagtcaccacctcatggtgctacacacattaatagaaatgggccaagcagtgtttatatgaatacagtttgtgtgttgttattttggggcataagctagccaggtggccaggagctaggtggcaggaacgcagccccacagctccctactacaaaccaggctggccttgaactcagaaatccacctacctccacctccctagtgctgggattaaaggtgtgtgtcaccatcgccCGACAGCCATCTGTCATTTCTACCATTTCTACCCTTCCTGGACTCTTAGGGTAAAGGAGCAATTGTGGTGGGGATGCAAGAGACCTGGGACTTTTATCAAGAACTACTGctggttaatcccagcactcgggaggcagaggcaggcggatctctgtgagttcgagaccagcctggtctacaagagctagttccaggacaggctccaaaaccacagagaaaccctgtctcaaaaaaccaaaaaccaaaaaaaaaagaactactgctggggctggggagatggctcagcggttaagagcactgactgctcttaacagaggatccgggttcagttcccagcacccacatggcagctcacaactgtgtgaagatccagttccagggaatctgataccttcacaccagtgcacataaaataaaataaataaacaataagaaatatttaaaaaaaaacaaaaacaaaaaactactgcTATCTCAAGGGGTTGAAATTCTGTCACCAAGGAAAAGAGGAATGGGCCACTAATAAACACTGAGCTTTGGTATGCAGAATTGATGAGTGATGCCCACTACAGCTTGCTGTACCAACTGATGATGCCATCTAGGGTATGGCGGATGTGGACGGGCACACAAGCAAACATCCAACCATGGTGGGTTGATCCTGTATTTTTGGAGTCAAGCCTGACTTGAACAAAAACATCTCTCTCCCTGTCAGTAAAATGAAGACTAAGCTGTTGTCCTTGGAGCACTTTTTTAGGATTTATGTGGCCTGTTTCCTCACTCAAATCACAGAAGAGAGAAGCTCAAAGTGAGGAAACACTTCAAGTGAGGGCTGCGTCCATTCTTGGACAGTGAGGACAGCAAGAGGACCACTGGGTCTGACACAGCCACCGTACTCTGACTGCTCTGTCATGACAGCACCAAAGCAACCATAGGCAAGAACGAACTGGCCCTGGGCCTCATACCTGGGCTTAGACTCTAACTTCAGCTTTCTCTAGTCTCTTTAGGCCCTTAAAAGTCCCAGCAGGTGGCGCCAGGCCACTGTCCACCACTTGCCCACAGGGAAAGCCCAGAGCAGATGACAGAGCAGAAGCTGATGGAGGCTCCAGATCTTCTTTAGCTGAACAAGCCTGCAGCAAACAGGACAGGTGAGACTCCCCTCTTTCCTTGGGGATGACCCTGCTGTGGTCAGGCTTCAGGTCCCGAGAGGGTTCTGCAATCAGTTCAGTGGTCGTACCCAACCCTTCCAAGATGCGATGGAGTGGAGGTAACAGGAAGCATCCTTCGGTGAGACTTCCTGAGTTCTTTCAGTGTACAGTGACCTGAGGTGAGAGGCTTCTGAGCCAGGGGGAGAGTGACCCTCAAAGTCGGTGTGGAATGTATGGTAGAGGCGGCTTCTCTGGGGTGTTGAGCATTCAGTGGGGTCTTACAGGAGGGACGAGGGTGAGCacagggaaggggagcagaacgacagaagaagaggaaaggaacaaGGCTTGCCCTGGAATGAGTCATAGGACCAAGGAGGGAGTCTAAGGAGAGAGGACGAGGAGAACAGAAAGGCATCATCCCATGGTGACAGATGCCAAGGCCAACGAGGAGGGGAACATGAaggcttccttttgttttgagaaagtctCACATACTCCAGGGGCTCCAGCTGATACTGATAGTAGAGGCTGAtactgaccctcctgcctccaaatGAAATCTCAGAAGAGGGCCACCCTATCCAGCTACAGACGGTGTATTATAAACATtacctctgtgtgtgcttgcatggtcacacacacacacacacacacacacacacacacacacacatgcacacacatatggggGCTAGAACAACATCAGGTATCTTTATGgttctccattttttaaaaaaatatacagcctttattttgagacagggtctgtctatgtagtcctggctgtcctagaacttgatatatagaccaggttggtcttttttttttaatttatttatcatgtatacaatattctgtctgtgtgtatgcctgcaggccggaagagggcaccagacctctttacagatggttgtgagccaccatgtggttgccgggaattgaactcaggacctttggaagagcaggcaatgctcttaaccactgagccaactctccagcccgaccaggttggtcttaaactcagaaaGAGcctcctgtcactgcctccctagtgttgagattaaaggcataagccaccataCCCAGTAAGACACAACCTTTGTAAAATActtaattcttttgaaaaattgttttatgtgtatgtgtgtgtgcttgcatgtatgtatgtgtaccacctgAGTGCCTGGTGCCTCGAGGCTAGGAGAGAGTACAggattctctgaaactggagctacagaataTGAGCCAccctatgggtgctggaaaccgatcccaggtcctctataaaagcatcaagtgctcttaactgagtcATCTATCCAGtcccaaaaagacaaaaaaaaagtgtgtgcgtgtgtgaatgtgtgtgggtgaAAGTGTGAAAGTCACAAGgcagcggggcagtggtggcgcacgcctttaagcccagaatttaggaggcagaggtaggtggatctctgagttcgaggccagcctggtctacaagaactagttccaggataggttccaaagccacagagaaaccctgtcttggagagagaaacaaaaaaagaaaagaaaaagaaagtcagagggcaacctgaGAGAACTGGTCTTCTCCTTCATTATGTGGATACTAAGGATGGTACTAAGATTTTATCCACTAAACCATTTCACTAAACCAAGATGCTCGTTTGATATGTTCTCACTACATAGGCCTGGCTGGCATAGAAttctgccacctctgcctcctaagtgctgggattaaaagtgtatgtcaTGACGCATGgtacatttacttattttcttacatctatttatttatttgtgggtggTAGAGGCggggtgtgcacatgccacaggtAGCAGCAGCTCTTGGTCCCGAGTGGGCTGGGACTTCCAAGCACCCCCTGTGCAGGTGCAAATGTGTAGTCAACCCCaagtcaattcttttttttttttttttttttttttttatggtttatttctcttaaattaaatcacttcttttaCCCGAANNNNNNNNNNNNNNNNNNNNNNNNNNNNNNNNNNNNNNNNNNNNNNNNNNNNNNNNNNNNNNNNNNNNNNNNNNNNNNNNNNNNNNNNNNNNNNNNNNNNNNNNNNNNNNNNNNNNNNNNNNNNNNNNNNNNNNNNNNNNNNNNNNNNNNNNNNNNNNNNNNNNNNNNNNNNNNNNNNNNNNNNNNNNNNNNNNNNNNNNNNNNNNNNNNNNNNNNNNNNNNNNNNNNNNNNNNNNNNNNNNNNNNNNNNNNNNNNNNNNNNNNNNNNNNNNNNNNNNNNNNNNNNNNNNNNNNNNNNNNNNNNNNNNNNNNNNNNNNNNNNNNNNNNNNNNNNNNNNNNNNNNNNNNNNNNNNNNNNNNNNNNNNNNNNNNNNNNNNNNNNNNNNNNNNNNNNNNNNNNNNNNNNNNNNNNNNNNNNNNNNNNNNNNNNNNNNNNNNNNNNNNNNNNNNNNNNNNNNNNNNNNNNNNNNNNNNNNNNNNNNNNNNNNNNNNNNNNNNNNNNNNNNNNNNNNNNNNNNNNNctgcctctgcctcccaagtgctaggattaaaggcgtgcgccaccaccgcccaaataatttatttattttttattttatagacattggtgttttgcctgcaagtatgtctgcaTGCAGGAATCAGATCACCTGGAATAGgtgttatagacagctgtgagctgccacgtgggtgctgggaattgaacctgtatcctctggaagagcagccagtgctcttaacactgagccatctctccagccctagttcaAACTCTTGACACCTACTTGTAGGAACCAGGCAAGGTCACTTAAGACAGGTGGAACATCAGCCTCACTCTTTTTGCTGGAGCTTTCGGGACCCCTCTGCTCCACAGAGGGTAGCCCTAAAACCCGCGATCGCTTGCTtcatctccagccctctctgctctctgcgTGCCTAGCAGCGCCCGTTGGCACAAGGGAGCACTAAACTCCTGAAAGCATCACACGAAATAAGGCTGCCGGCTCACACCCTAGCGGGGGGACGCCCCGCCCACTATTGCGCACGCGCACCAGCACGGAGTCGACCCCGCCGGAGCGCCCTTAGATCCCCATCTGCGCCTGCGCAGGATAGGTTATGCCTCCGGCTGCGGCCGCAGGCCATGACGTCATAGACGGCTCTGGGCGCGCGCACGCGGTTCGCGCACCCTCGAACAACCTCGAGTTCCCGGACGCTCCGCGCGGGCCCGAGGCGGGCGCTGCGAGGCTCCACGGTGTAGGCGCAGGCGGAGGGGGCGTGAGGATCGCACTACGGTGGCCGCCGAGGGACGACACTACGGCTCCCACGCTGGGACAAATGCCTCCGGCCCGGCCCGGGCGCGCCCACCCCTTCGGGCCAGCACCAGTCGGGGGCAATTGAAGAGCCGCGCAAAGTGACCCCATCTTCGGCGGCATGAGCCCGCCCAGGCATCGTAATCCCGGGGCACAGGCTCGCCCGCGGGCCCGGTCCCCAGCGCCGTCGGCCTGCCGCATGGTTCCGGACACCGGCACCGCCGCGGAGAGGGCACCGGGTGAGCGGCCGAGGACGGGCGGGGACCGGCCGTGCATCCAAAGACCGTTTCCACGGCAACGGCGCCCCGACACCGGAAGTGGCGCCTGCAGAGGACGCGGGCAGAGGGCCGGGGTCGCGCGTAGTCTTCGGGCTTGTGAGGGCCGCGTCTCCAGCGCTGGGTTGTCGGGCCCTGGAGAACGGATCCTCTTGCTCTGGGGTCCCGTGCGCGGAGACGCGTGCCATGGTGCCGGGCCGCCCCAGGGCGGGCTGGGAGGCGCTGGAGTGCACGCACCTCCACCCGAGTACACCTGCTGCAGAACGCAAACCCTTACTACGCGGTGTCCAGTGACACACCCGAATGAAGGCCATTTCCCCTTCTAGCTGGGTAAAACATAGCTTAAGCCCCCGGTCTCGTGACAGGTGTCTTCCCACTGAGCCTCGGCCACAGCTGCACTGGCGGCCATTTGCTCAGGACCTGCGGCGGCGGAGGAAGCTGATCTGGAGTCGAACTCGCAAAAGCCTGTTGGCGATGTTTCCCTGTCCTATTACCAACTTTTACTCTCTAATGTATAGtctgaactttattttttccccatCCACAAATTAACATAGGCAAATGACATCTCCTTGGTGAAACATGGACCACATGCCgcttcccctctctctgtggCCCAGTTTGGAGTACTCTGGCCCTATGCCCAGCCTAGAGAAGCCAGCAATGCTTCCGTGTACATGCAGCCCCCGGGAAAGAGGTCTTGTTGCCTCCGTTTACAGAGCAGAGCAGTGGGAGGTGAGGTAGCCTGCCAAAATACTTCGAGAGTTCAGGTCCAGCAGGTGACCTTAGGGTCTGGCAATGTGAACACCCTGTCGTCATTCCAGTCCCATTGTGTGTTTTTGCATGGGGGTGTCCTTGAAGGATCTTGTTGCTAGATAAGTCACCACGGAAGTCCTGGAGAGTAGGGGGCCAAGGAATGCAACCAGCAGAGTAGTGCATGGGGTCTTCAAGGAACTATAAGGAGTTGACTTAGCTAGACTCCTGCCCCCTATCGCTGATGGCCCTTAGAGGGGCCCTCCCTTGGCAGCTGCTAAGAGAGAGACATAATTACTGTCGCTTCCCCAGGACTGTGAGATACAGCAGTACTTTTGCTTTGCACAGGTGTGGGTCTGTGAAGAGATTAAGGGGACAAGCTTGGGCTGCAACTGCTTTGCAGGGACACCCATGCTGCAGTCTGATCTGGCAATCTCCTTGTACCTTTCCCTGCAGGCCGACACCTCCCCCAAGGCTTGGCTGAGGGCTCCTAGGTGCTGATGACACCTATGCCAGCCATCTGGACGCTGCGCTCCCACTGCAAACTAGCCCTGCCGCCCGGGCCCAATGCCGGTCATGCCCATCCCGCGGCGGGTGCGCTCCTTCCACGGCCCGCACACCACCTGCCTGCATGCAGCCTGCGGGCCAGTGAGGACCTCTCACCTGGCCCGCACCAAGTACAACAACTTCGATGTGTACGTCAAGACCCGCTGGCTCTACGGCTTTATCCGCTTCCTGCTCTACTTCAGCTGCAGCCTCTTCACAGCGGCCCTCTGGGGCGCTCTGGCCGCGCTCTTCTGCCTGCAGTACCTGGGAGTCCGCGTGCTGCTGCGCTTCCAGCTCAAGCTGtcggtgctgctgctgctgctggggcgGAGGCGTGTGGACTTCCGCCTCATGAACGAGCTGCTCATCTATGGCATCCATGTGACCATGCTGCTAGTTGGGGGTCTGGGCTGGTGCTTCAT carries:
- the Tmem250 gene encoding transmembrane protein 250, with amino-acid sequence MPVMPIPRRVRSFHGPHTTCLHAACGPVRTSHLARTKYNNFDVYVKTRWLYGFIRFLLYFSCSLFTAALWGALAALFCLQYLGVRVLLRFQLKLSVLLLLLGRRRVDFRLMNELLIYGIHVTMLLVGGLGWCFMVFVDM